The genomic window GAACCGAATGTTTCTTGAATGTAAAGGAGCACCGGGCCTTAGTTATTATGTTAATGGCGTCCATCCTTCTTCAGGAAAGTGACCGTCCAGATCTGAGTAACTTCATGCCCAGCGGAGAATGGGTCATGAAAGATTACGAGGCTGGAAGCACTCGGTTACCTACGCCTGCTGCCCAGACACACCTTACCTGGACATCACCTATCATTTTGTGTTGCAGCGGTTGCCTCTCTACTTCATCGTCAATGTCATCATCCCTtgcctcctcttctctttcctaaCTGGATTAGTGTTTTACCTGCCTACAGATTCAGGTACATGGGATACTGCGACTCGCAGGCAGAAGGAACAACCTGCCCTCTTCTGGCCAGCCTTGATTATTCATCTGTTTTGATGGCGGCTTAGGAAGTTGCATGGTAGCTTGTCCCTTAATTTGGCTTCCCCATTGGAGAAATAGTTTTATCTGTTATCGGCCATTGTGAAAGCTTCTCTCTGCCTCTTATCATCTGATCCACAtcctatataccggtatataggaGGGCACACACAGGAAGAAGGGGACAGTTAGGTGGGAGGTCCCTGCAAAAAAGGCAGGGTAGGAAGAATCTCTCAGGGTGGGAGACTGGGagaatatatattatattatatattatattattattatacccaaccatctgacagggtttccccagccactctgggcggctcccaacagaatattaaaaacacgataaacatcaacaaacttagctggtctctaaggtgctactggaaggatttttttatttttttattttgtttcaataaaacatcaaacattgaaaacttctctaaacagggctgccttcagatgtcttctaaaagtcagatacagtgctATCTCTGGATAGGAACCCTTCTGGTTGCACATGCGTCGGTTACGAGCTGcactaacccggaagtatttgCTCCCGGATGCGAACTTTGCCCGGGATGCAAGCAGAAATCGCGCGCCAGAGGTGCGCACACAGCAGGAAGTATGCTTTCGCTAATgacgcctcatgttaagaacagtttcaggataggaacggacctctagaacgaattaagttcgtaaccagaggtaccactttagttgtttatctccttgacatctgatgggagggcattccacagggtggtgccactaccaagaagcctTTACCTGGGTAAGTAAGCACCCAGATGAGAGCTGGGGGAACCTGCCTCGCTGTGTTGAGTAAACAATATGATATTCACGACATAAATGTGAtaaagggtttttctttttttttttgttattctttcgcttttcttttctctttttctttttcctatccagttgtgttttgtattttcttataaatgaGTTTGAGTATAAACAGATAAGGACATACGCAGGACatatgtatctgaagatgtgtgcatgcacacgaaagctcatgccaagaatgaaacttagttggtctctaaggtgctattggaaggaatctttttattttttattttgtttgacatacgcaggattattgtaataataacctgcagggttttttttaagagcgtatatttaaagtagacgaataaatgagcaaattaaaagttacatttgtttttgcagaaaatattaaaaaataaatttaaggaaccgcagaaagaggggggaaggaagtcaagttttgaaatgtgaaaatgattataaaattactgaaatgtataaaattgaaattataaataaaataattaaaaagaatacTAAAAAATGATTTGAGTGTTTAATATgtttaagaatttttttaaaatgttattttaaaaagtcacgTTCTTTGTTTACTCTTTGTCACAGGGGAGAAGATGACGCTGAGCATTTCTGTCCTGCTCTCTTTGACAGTGTTTCTTCTGGTCATTGTGGAGCTGATTCCTTCCACTTCTAGTGCAGTGCCCTTGATTGGCAAATACATGCTTTTCACGATGGTGTTTGTCATAGCTTCCATCATAATCACTGTCATTGTGATCAATACCCACCACCGATCTCCAAGTACTCACACAATGCCGCAGTGGGTGAGGAAGGTGAGATGAGCTATAGttgtgttgccatatttcaaaaagtgaaaatctggacatgGGTGGGGTGCCATATGTATGGGTTTTCCCCGGACATTTCAGCAGTTTTCGCCCAGATGCTGCTTAAGGGGACTAATACTGGCTATGTCCTGAAAATTCCTAAGCTATAGTCAGAAACATGTCCCCTGGAACAGTTGCAAAGATCAGAATAGAACACAGGGTTAAGAGGGGGAATGTGTAGCCTATTATTTGACATACTTTAAAATGTAGTAAGCCTGCCCTGGTGAATTTTGGGGCCTCCTtgtttttatagaatcatagagttggaagggaccctgaggatcatctatcccaacctcctgcgatgcaggaatatgcagctgtccattacagggatcaaacctgcaaccttcttgttatcagcaccatgttctaaccaactaagctatacCTCTGTTGTGCTGAATAGGTGACTTCTGCCCCATAGTCCTGTCCTGGTAGCATCACTGCTCACAAATGAATAAAGGGGAGGTGGTCACACTAGTGTGAGTCGAAGGTAATCTGGTTGTGCATAGTTTCTCCTGACTCCCGCATCGAGCAACAGCCTGTGCTTTTTTGGAGGCCTCGGCAGGGCTAGGGGAAGGAGtggagaaggaaagccctttgGGACGAGTGGAGGCCCACCCAATACAgataagataataataaaaacaacatctgGATCCTAAACTGATCAGCAGAGTTCCAGTTTCACATGCTGATTTGATAACAGTGCATTACTTGGGTTAGTATCCATCTGTATGTGGTTTCACTTAAACGAGTCTTAAGATCTGTTCACCTGAAAAATTCAGACAGCTTCCTGGGGCCTCAGGCATCACAAGCAGAAGAAAGCCCAAACCTCAGAAAGGAAACCTTTTTATTctgaggccaagatggagaacaTATTTGCCCCTTTGTtttcattctgattttttttcttaataaaaaaaagacaCTGACTGTAAAACAAATATTAACTTCTTTCAGATTTTATCGAGACGATTCCGAACGTCATGTTCTTCTCAACCATGAAACGGCCTTCCAGAAACAAGCAGGAGAAAAGGATTTTTACGAAGACATTGATATTTCTGAAATCTCTGGGAAGCAAAGTCCGGCTGCTGTCAATTTCCAGTCGTCGCTCACCAAAAACCCAGATGTGAAAAGTGCTATTGAGGGCATCAAATACATTGCTGAAACAATGAAGTCAGACCAGGAATCCAACAATGTAAGgatcttttccttctgtttcagGATATGGGAATCTGTGCCATCCAGACGTTGtaagacttcaactcccatcagccctgccagcttggccaatgatcagggatgatgggagtcatagtccaacaacatctggcaggccacagcttccccatttcTGCTGTAATGTCTCTAATGCACCTGTTAAAGAATGATAACTAAGAGTTATCAACAgcatgtgaggttttttttttctaaaacctAAGTGCTTCCTAAGtgcagagggaaagaaagaacatGTGGGCAGGCAGAGTGGTTTCAGGATTAAAGATGAAATCCTAAATCAGTGCACGCTTCCTGCAAATTTGGGTTTGTGAGGCCATCCTTTTAAAATAGTCCGGATTTACCATTTAATCTGgctgggaggtggagtccaacaacatctggcaagtCCACAGTTTTCCTAGCCCTGGTTTAAGGGATACCATTATGAATCTCCTTGCTATTGTTGTGAGGCAAGCACTGATCTCTGGCAAGGTGAGGCCTGGCGCAAGTCAAGGCTCAGGCCTGCTATAGGGGAGTCTCTGAGACCCTTGTCTTTCTGCTTCAGAGTCCTTGGGCTCAGAATCGCCTCCATGACGACACACACCTGCTACTGATACGGAACAAAAATGCTGTTCCTTGACGGCGGAAACCTTTCTCGCATACCTGGTTTCCCCAACAGGAGCTGTATTCATATGTCGTTAGAAAAGAAACAAGGAATCAGTCCTGTGGCATGAAAACGGATGCCACCACAAGCCAGTTTGTCTTAAACCTAGTctcttttgttgtttcttttccttttccattcagCCTCAATTTGGACAAATGCTGCTTTGTGGTATTTGGCTCCCTCTTGTGACCCAAGGCCTAACAAAATGACTCATTGAAATAATTCACAGTACATCAAGCTCCGGCCAGGGGGCAGCATATACTGTAATGTGTACTAAAATGGCACCAaatcacacacatattttttttgat from Lacerta agilis isolate rLacAgi1 chromosome 1, rLacAgi1.pri, whole genome shotgun sequence includes these protein-coding regions:
- the CHRNA1 gene encoding LOW QUALITY PROTEIN: acetylcholine receptor subunit alpha (The sequence of the model RefSeq protein was modified relative to this genomic sequence to represent the inferred CDS: inserted 3 bases in 3 codons), with the translated sequence MDVRGLPIFLLLGPVVLVLGSEHETRLVDHLFEKYNKCVRPVSNHLESVNVTVGLQLIQLINVDEVNQIVATNVRLKQQWKDVNLKWNPEDYGGVKQIRVASSELWRPDLVLYNNADGDFAIVQDTKVLLNYTGHITWNPPAIFKSYCEIIVTHFPFDEQNCSMKLGTWTYDGSVVAIFPESDRPDLSNFMPSGEWVMKDXRGWKHSVTYACCPDTPYLDITYHFVLQRLPLYFIVNVIIPCLLFSFLTGLVFYLPTDSGEKMTLSISVLLSLTVFLLVIVELIPSTSSAVPLIGKYMLFTMVFVIASIIITVIVINTHHRSPSTHTMPQWVRKVFIETIPNVMFFSTMKRPSRNKQEKRIFXEDIDISEISGKQSPAAVNFQSSLTKNPDVKSAIEGIKYIAETMKSDQESNNAAEEWKFVAMVVDHLLLGIFMLXCIIGTLAVFAGRLIELHQQG